From the Saccharobesus litoralis genome, one window contains:
- the gorA gene encoding glutathione-disulfide reductase — MSNHFDFIAIGGGSGGIASANRAAMHGKKVAVIEAKYVGGTCVNVGCVPKKAMWYAGQIADAIKYGADYGFDVTVNKLDWATLVANRQAYIERIHGSYQRGFDNNGVTLINGFAKFVNANTVGVNGVNYTADHIVIATGGRPSVPDLPGAEYGITSDGFFELTEQPKRVAVVGAGYIAVELAGVMQALGSETHLLVRKDKPLRNFDPMLSDTLVEVMNSEGPTLHSNSTPEKVEKLSDGSLVVHLQGGETIPPVDCLIWAIGREPATDNLNIQATGISLDERGFIPTDKYQNTNVDGIYAVGDNTGRAALTPVAVAAGRRLAERLFNGQTDLHLDYENIATVVFSHPPIGTVGLTEQQAVEQHGQEQVKVYTSQFTALYQAMTSHRQPTRMKLICVGPEEKIVGIHSIGFGSDELLQGFAVALKMGATKADFDNTVAIHPTSAEEFVTLR, encoded by the coding sequence ATGTCTAATCATTTTGACTTTATTGCGATTGGTGGTGGAAGTGGTGGTATTGCCAGCGCTAACCGAGCTGCAATGCATGGTAAAAAAGTCGCGGTAATTGAAGCTAAGTACGTAGGGGGCACTTGCGTGAATGTAGGCTGTGTACCCAAAAAAGCCATGTGGTATGCGGGGCAAATTGCCGATGCGATTAAATATGGAGCCGATTATGGTTTCGATGTCACGGTAAATAAATTGGATTGGGCAACCTTAGTGGCTAATCGTCAAGCTTATATAGAGAGAATTCACGGCTCATACCAAAGAGGTTTTGATAACAACGGCGTTACCTTGATCAATGGTTTTGCGAAATTTGTTAACGCGAATACGGTTGGAGTTAACGGGGTTAACTACACTGCCGATCATATTGTGATTGCAACAGGTGGTCGTCCTAGCGTCCCTGATTTGCCAGGCGCTGAATATGGTATTACTTCAGATGGCTTTTTTGAGTTAACTGAGCAACCTAAACGAGTTGCTGTGGTTGGTGCTGGTTATATAGCGGTCGAGCTTGCTGGAGTTATGCAAGCGTTAGGTTCTGAAACACATTTATTGGTAAGAAAAGATAAACCCTTGCGTAATTTTGATCCCATGTTGTCCGATACTTTAGTTGAAGTCATGAACAGCGAAGGGCCAACTTTGCATTCAAACAGTACGCCTGAAAAAGTTGAAAAGTTGTCTGATGGTTCTTTAGTTGTACACTTGCAAGGTGGTGAAACTATTCCACCTGTTGATTGCTTAATTTGGGCAATTGGCCGCGAGCCAGCGACTGATAACTTGAACATTCAAGCCACAGGGATCTCGCTTGATGAACGAGGTTTTATTCCAACAGACAAATATCAAAATACCAATGTAGATGGTATTTATGCAGTAGGAGACAATACGGGACGTGCCGCTTTAACCCCAGTGGCGGTAGCCGCCGGACGTAGATTGGCAGAGCGTTTGTTTAATGGTCAAACTGACTTGCATTTGGACTATGAAAATATAGCGACAGTGGTGTTTAGTCACCCGCCAATAGGCACAGTTGGCTTAACTGAGCAACAAGCTGTTGAACAACATGGTCAAGAGCAAGTTAAAGTTTACACATCGCAATTTACTGCTCTATATCAAGCCATGACAAGTCACAGGCAGCCGACTCGTATGAAACTGATTTGTGTTGGGCCAGAAGAAAAAATTGTTGGGATCCATAGCATTGGTTTTGGTTCGGACGAGTTGTTACAAGGTTTTGCGGTAGCGTTAAAAATGGGAGCAACGAAAGCGGATTTTGATAATACGGTTGCCATTCATCCGACGTCAGCTGAAGAGTTTGTGACTCTTAGATAG
- a CDS encoding histidine triad nucleotide-binding protein produces MTGTIFDKIISKEIPADIVYEDDKALVFKDISPQAPIHWLIIPKTPIATINDINESNAQLIGHLYLVAAKLAKEHGFAEDGYRAVMNCNQHGGQTVYHIHLHLLAGKPMGWPPYQEKMK; encoded by the coding sequence ATGACTGGCACTATTTTCGACAAAATAATCAGTAAAGAAATTCCAGCGGATATTGTCTATGAAGATGATAAAGCTTTAGTTTTTAAAGATATAAGCCCACAAGCCCCAATTCATTGGCTCATTATTCCTAAAACGCCGATTGCCACGATTAATGATATCAATGAAAGCAATGCGCAATTGATCGGCCATTTATACTTAGTAGCAGCAAAATTAGCAAAAGAGCATGGATTTGCCGAAGACGGCTATCGTGCCGTTATGAACTGCAATCAACACGGTGGGCAGACGGTATACCATATCCATTTACATTTATTAGCCGGTAAGCCGATGGGCTGGCCGCCTTATCAAGAAAAGATGAAGTAA
- a CDS encoding VCBS domain-containing protein translates to MNKVVFAASAIMLALAGCKENEGNFEEYNGVSNSSGKIEFSSDSNGLIDDQPTLSVVVNDDNGITEDIVYTWKANGFVLDDVTGPSYTLTSDDKGKKFTVQASYRDDDKFFESPTTVEIVAKNKVNPAEISGSFEVNSTNDVVDSTLSGKVFVSDLDEGEAVFVEQASIAASYGSFSIDATGAWTYVLDQSNAAVAALKYKSDDIKDSVVVTTPDGTTANLLITITGSEDAVPVTKVPTKVAKIEDTQSDDAGELRYKFGQDYPQGKLTARIKKPVNPEGKDAYVTIFNSSTSTSNALIDLRIHNDSFEVRDKSDVVVTAAFTPDEWIDVEMTWDGSTSPATMTLTINGQSVPAFSSASSNGENFMRTIAFKLGDNGSTLTSAYYVDDIKVYSDVAGTTEIFSDNFESYTIGDVLGTEHGYNSATNEVTVDQVEIEVPVDPGTGNGGGSDTPNNIVEIKDTQSDDAGELRYKFDQDYTQGKLTARVRKPENPEGKDAYVTIFNSSTSTSNALVDLRIHNDSFEIRDKSDVTITTAFVADEWIDVEMTWDGSTTPATIGVTINGESVTSFASASSNAEGFMRTIAFKLGDNGSTLTSSYYVDDIKVYSDIAGTTEIFSDDFEGYTDGQALGTSQGYNSATNEAAVVTVGGNSGSGNSGNNNGGSSGGSTANKAAKISDTMSDDAGELRYKFDQDYAQGKLTARVRKPENPEGKDAYVTIFNSSTSTSNALVDLRIHNDSFEIRDKGDITVTTAFTADAWIDVEMTWDSSTTPATITVTINGETITGFASASSNGEGFMRTIAFKLGDNGSTLTSSYYVDDIKVYSDLAGTTEIFSDDFEGYTLGDVLGTEHGYNSATNEVVVAEK, encoded by the coding sequence ATGAATAAAGTGGTGTTTGCGGCATCAGCTATTATGCTGGCGTTAGCAGGTTGTAAAGAAAATGAAGGTAACTTCGAAGAATACAATGGTGTTTCTAACAGCTCAGGTAAAATTGAGTTCTCTAGTGATTCTAATGGCTTAATTGATGACCAACCCACACTGTCGGTTGTTGTAAATGATGATAACGGTATTACTGAAGATATTGTTTACACGTGGAAAGCCAATGGTTTTGTTCTTGATGATGTTACAGGCCCGTCATATACCTTAACCAGTGATGATAAAGGTAAAAAATTTACAGTACAGGCGTCTTATCGTGATGACGATAAGTTTTTTGAGTCGCCAACAACGGTTGAAATAGTTGCTAAAAATAAGGTAAACCCAGCTGAAATCTCGGGTAGCTTTGAAGTCAATTCTACTAATGACGTTGTTGATTCAACCTTATCTGGCAAAGTGTTTGTATCAGACCTAGATGAAGGTGAAGCGGTTTTTGTTGAGCAAGCCAGTATCGCAGCTTCTTATGGCTCGTTTTCTATTGATGCTACAGGTGCGTGGACTTATGTGTTAGATCAATCTAATGCTGCGGTTGCCGCACTAAAGTATAAGTCTGATGATATTAAGGACTCTGTAGTCGTTACTACTCCAGATGGTACAACAGCTAATTTACTAATTACTATTACTGGCTCTGAAGATGCAGTGCCTGTCACTAAAGTTCCAACTAAGGTGGCAAAAATTGAAGATACTCAGTCTGATGATGCGGGTGAATTGCGTTATAAGTTTGGCCAAGATTACCCTCAAGGTAAGTTAACCGCTCGTATTAAAAAGCCGGTTAACCCAGAAGGTAAAGATGCGTATGTCACTATTTTTAATAGTTCGACTAGCACCAGCAATGCGTTAATTGACTTAAGAATTCACAATGACTCATTTGAAGTACGTGACAAAAGTGACGTTGTAGTAACCGCAGCGTTTACACCAGATGAGTGGATTGACGTTGAAATGACTTGGGACGGTTCTACTTCTCCAGCCACTATGACATTAACCATTAATGGACAATCCGTTCCTGCTTTCTCTTCTGCTTCTAGCAATGGCGAAAACTTTATGAGAACCATTGCGTTTAAATTGGGTGACAATGGATCAACGTTAACTTCTGCTTATTATGTTGATGACATCAAGGTTTACTCGGATGTTGCGGGTACAACTGAAATTTTCTCTGATAATTTTGAAAGTTATACTATAGGGGATGTTTTAGGAACTGAGCACGGTTACAACTCAGCAACCAATGAAGTGACAGTTGACCAAGTTGAAATTGAAGTTCCAGTTGATCCTGGTACGGGTAATGGTGGTGGTTCTGATACACCAAATAACATTGTCGAAATTAAAGATACGCAATCTGACGATGCGGGTGAACTACGTTATAAGTTTGACCAAGACTACACGCAAGGTAAATTAACGGCCCGCGTGAGAAAACCAGAAAATCCAGAAGGTAAAGACGCTTACGTTACTATCTTCAATAGCTCAACAAGTACTAGTAATGCGCTGGTTGATTTAAGAATTCACAACGACTCATTTGAAATTCGTGATAAAAGTGATGTTACTATTACAACCGCCTTCGTTGCAGATGAATGGATTGACGTTGAAATGACATGGGATGGCTCAACGACTCCAGCTACTATTGGTGTAACGATTAACGGCGAAAGTGTAACTAGCTTTGCCAGCGCTTCATCAAATGCTGAAGGTTTCATGCGGACAATTGCCTTTAAACTGGGTGATAACGGTTCTACGTTAACATCGTCTTACTATGTAGATGATATTAAAGTTTATTCTGATATCGCAGGCACGACAGAAATTTTCTCTGATGACTTTGAAGGTTACACTGACGGTCAAGCTTTAGGGACTTCTCAAGGTTATAACTCAGCGACTAATGAAGCCGCAGTTGTTACTGTTGGTGGGAATTCTGGTAGCGGTAACTCAGGCAACAATAATGGCGGCAGCTCTGGTGGTAGCACAGCAAATAAAGCGGCTAAAATCAGTGATACCATGTCAGATGATGCGGGTGAGCTACGCTATAAGTTTGACCAAGACTATGCACAAGGTAAATTAACTGCGCGTGTTAGAAAACCTGAAAACCCAGAAGGAAAAGACGCTTACGTCACAATCTTCAATAGCTCAACAAGTACCAGTAATGCATTGGTTGACTTACGTATCCATAATGATTCTTTTGAAATCCGTGACAAAGGTGACATTACAGTAACAACAGCGTTTACAGCAGACGCTTGGATTGATGTTGAAATGACATGGGATAGCAGTACGACTCCTGCCACTATTACAGTGACGATCAATGGTGAAACCATTACTGGGTTTGCAAGTGCCTCTTCCAATGGTGAAGGTTTTATGAGAACGATTGCTTTTAAATTAGGTGATAATGGTTCGACTTTGACTTCATCATATTATGTGGATGATATTAAAGTTTATTCAGATTTAGCGGGTACCACTGAAATTTTCTCTGATGATTTTGAAGGCTACACTTTAGGTGATGTGTTAGGAACGGAGCATGGTTATAACTCTGCGACTAATGAAGTGGTTGTTGCAGAAAAATAA
- a CDS encoding ClpXP protease specificity-enhancing factor, with amino-acid sequence MADMTSCKPYLVRAMYEWIQDNNCTPYIVVNAEYPYVQVPREYVKDGQIVLNISSQSTGALNMNNEDIEFNARFGGQARHIIIPVGAVLYIYARETGEGMPFPPEPVDEDELSLNEVEGSTAETVVDEPSSPETATKPSLSAVPPSGNTETNKPDAKAKKRDHLKVIK; translated from the coding sequence ATGGCTGATATGACGTCTTGTAAGCCTTACTTGGTCCGAGCTATGTATGAATGGATCCAAGATAATAATTGCACACCTTACATTGTTGTTAACGCGGAATACCCTTATGTTCAGGTGCCACGTGAGTATGTCAAGGATGGCCAGATTGTATTAAATATCTCGTCACAATCTACCGGTGCTCTTAATATGAACAATGAAGACATAGAGTTTAATGCACGTTTCGGTGGACAAGCTCGTCATATTATCATTCCGGTTGGTGCTGTATTATATATATATGCGCGTGAAACAGGTGAAGGAATGCCATTTCCACCAGAGCCGGTAGATGAAGATGAGTTAAGCCTAAACGAGGTTGAAGGTTCTACTGCTGAAACAGTTGTAGATGAGCCATCTTCACCCGAGACAGCAACCAAGCCTAGCTTGAGTGCGGTTCCACCCTCGGGAAATACGGAAACAAATAAGCCAGATGCTAAAGCAAAAAAACGTGATCACTTAAAGGTAATTAAGTAA
- the sspA gene encoding stringent starvation protein SspA has protein sequence MAVAANKRSVMILYADATDMYSHQVRTVLAEKGVSVDIKLIDENNKPEELWEVNPYGGVPTLIDRELVLYNARIIMEYLDERFPHPPLMAVYPVARGKSRLMMERIEKDWYSLVRKIEANNEESAAARAELRESILAIAPVFAETPYFMSEEFSLVDCVLAPLLWRLPKLGIDLIGQGSKEVKSYMVRVFERESFQAALTDAEREMRV, from the coding sequence ATGGCTGTAGCTGCCAACAAACGTTCTGTAATGATTTTATACGCTGATGCAACGGATATGTATAGCCATCAAGTACGTACTGTTCTTGCTGAAAAAGGTGTAAGTGTTGATATCAAATTAATTGATGAAAATAATAAACCTGAAGAGCTTTGGGAGGTTAATCCATATGGTGGTGTGCCAACGCTAATTGATCGAGAATTAGTGCTTTATAACGCGCGTATTATCATGGAATATTTAGATGAGCGTTTCCCTCACCCACCATTAATGGCTGTTTACCCAGTAGCTCGCGGCAAAAGTCGCTTAATGATGGAACGTATTGAGAAAGATTGGTACTCATTGGTACGTAAAATTGAAGCTAATAATGAAGAGTCTGCAGCTGCGCGTGCAGAATTACGCGAAAGCATTTTAGCGATAGCGCCTGTTTTTGCTGAAACACCTTACTTCATGAGTGAAGAGTTCAGTTTGGTTGATTGCGTATTAGCACCGTTATTGTGGCGTTTACCTAAATTAGGCATAGACTTAATTGGTCAAGGTAGTAAGGAAGTGAAGAGTTACATGGTTCGCGTATTTGAGCGTGAATCATTCCAAGCGGCATTAACCGACGCTGAGCGAGAAATGCGAGTTTAA
- a CDS encoding cytochrome c1, with protein sequence MRKLIIALFALVPSLALSAGGPSVPLDPVDIDLTDKASIQNGMKIFMNYCLGCHQQQYQRYQRTAEDNGISMEILKENLMFTGEKTGDHIKNSMPAKDAKEWFGSTPPDLTMVARVRKPEWIYTYLRSFYVDPSRPFGVNNTVFPNVGMPHVLQSLQGIPTKVAATAMVDGEEGVKQGERIVVDGSGELSPEEFDSAMRDLVNYLVYTAEPTRLQSEKLGTWVIGFLLIFFVFIYLLKKEYWRDVH encoded by the coding sequence ATGAGAAAACTAATAATTGCTTTATTTGCGTTAGTACCTTCATTAGCGCTGTCTGCAGGTGGCCCTAGCGTTCCATTAGATCCTGTTGATATTGATTTGACAGATAAAGCGTCAATTCAAAACGGTATGAAAATCTTCATGAACTACTGTTTAGGTTGTCACCAACAGCAGTACCAGCGCTATCAACGTACGGCAGAAGACAACGGTATCTCAATGGAGATACTTAAAGAAAATTTAATGTTTACCGGTGAGAAAACGGGTGATCACATTAAAAATAGTATGCCAGCGAAAGATGCAAAAGAATGGTTCGGTAGTACACCACCTGATCTAACTATGGTTGCACGCGTTCGTAAACCAGAGTGGATTTATACCTACTTGCGCTCATTCTATGTTGATCCGTCTCGCCCGTTTGGTGTTAACAATACTGTGTTTCCTAATGTCGGTATGCCGCATGTGTTACAAAGCTTGCAGGGTATTCCAACTAAGGTTGCTGCAACGGCTATGGTTGACGGTGAAGAAGGTGTTAAACAAGGCGAAAGAATTGTTGTTGATGGTTCTGGCGAACTTTCGCCAGAAGAGTTCGATTCGGCAATGCGTGACCTTGTTAACTACTTAGTATACACTGCTGAGCCAACTCGATTACAATCTGAGAAGTTAGGTACATGGGTTATCGGCTTCTTGTTAATCTTCTTCGTATTCATTTACTTATTGAAGAAAGAATATTGGCGAGACGTTCATTAA